A stretch of Lathyrus oleraceus cultivar Zhongwan6 chromosome 6, CAAS_Psat_ZW6_1.0, whole genome shotgun sequence DNA encodes these proteins:
- the LOC127097795 gene encoding cytokinin hydroxylase, translating into MEFIWLCGIFVAMLATLCLLLLLILTLSWWVFPIQIHKKLKRNGFQGPTPSFPLGNIEEMKRKNIIKSSLESSNLTHDIHSKVFPYFSSWQKLYGKVFVYWLGTEPFLYIADAEFLKKMSTEVMAKRWGKPNVFRNDRDPMFGSGLVMVEGNDWVRHRHIVAPAFNPLNLKVMASMMVESTNQMMNKWTNQINFGNHEIDVEKEIITIAGEIIAKTSFGVEDENAKEVFNKLRALQMTLFNTTRYVGVPFGKLFNVQKNLEAKKLGKEIDKLLLSIVEARKSSTKMNSKKDLLGLLLQENNHVDRLGKTLTSREVVDECKTFFFGGHETTALAITWTLLLLAMHEDWQNQLREEIKEVVGNNEIDITTLASLKKMKWVMNEVLRLYPPAPNVQRQAREDIRVDDVTVPNGTNMWIDVVAMHHDPELWGEDVNEFKPERFMDDVNGGCKHKMGYLPFGFGGRMCVGRNLTFMEYKIVLTILLSNFTFKVSPSYQHSPAIMLSLRPTHGLPLIVEPLN; encoded by the exons ATGGAGTTCATATGGTTATGTGGCATTTTTGTTGCTATGTTAGCAACACTTTGCCTCTTGTTGCTATTGATACTAACACTTTCTTGGTGGGTTTTTCCTATCCAAATCCACAAGAAGCTTAAAAGAAATGGGTTTCAAGGGCCAACTCCAAGCTTTCCACTTGGAAACATTGAAGAGATGAAAAGAAAAAATATCATAAAATCTTCACTTGAATCCTCAAATCTCACACATGATATTCACTCGAAAGTTTTTCCCTACTTTTCTTCTTGGCAAAAATTATACG GTAAAGTATTCGTGTATTGGCTAGGGACGGAGCCATTTTTATACATTGCAGATGCAGAATTCTTGAAGAAAATGTCAACAGAAGTGATGGCAAAGAGATGGGGAAAACCTAATGTTTTTAGAAATGATAGAGATCCCATGTTTGGAAGTGGTTTGGTTATGGTAGAGGGAAATGATTGGGTTCGTCATCGTCACATTGTTGCACCAGCATTCAATCCTCTTAACCTCAAG GTGATGGCAAGCATGATGGTTGAGTCTACAAATCAAATGATGAATAAATGGACTAACCAAATAAACTTTGGCAACCATGAAATTGATGTGGAGAAAGAAATCATAACAATAGCTGGAGAGATTATAGCAAAAACAAGTTTTGGTGTGGAAGATGAAAATGCTAAAGAGGTTTTTAACAAATTAAGAGCCTTACAAATGACTCTCTTTAATACCACTCGATATGTAGGTGTTCCCTTTGGCAAGTTATTTAATGTCCAAAAAAACTTGGAGGCTAAGAAACTTGGCAAAGAAATAGACAAGCTCTTGTTGTCAATTGTAGAAGCTAGGAAAAGTTCAACTAAAATGAATTCTAAAAAGGATTTATTAGGGTTGTTGCTACAAGAAAATAATCATGTTGACCGATTGGGGAAGACATTAACATCAAGAGAAGTGGTTGATGAATGCAAAACTTTCTTTTTTGGTGGACATGAAACAACAGCACTTGCTATCACATGGACTTTGTTGCTTCTAGCCATGCATGAAGATTGGCAGAATCAATTAAGAGAAGAGATTAAAGAAGTGGTGGGAAATAATGAGATTGATATCACTACGCTTGCTAGTTTGAAGAAG ATGAAGTGGGTGATGAATGAAGTTCTAAGACTATACCCACCAGCACCAAATGTGCAGAGACAAGCAAGAGAAGACATTCGAGTTGATGATGTAACAGTGCCTAACGGAACAAACATGTGGATCGATGTTGTAGCAATGCACCATGATCCTGAACTATGGGGAGAAGATGTGAATGAGTTCAAACCAGAGAGGTTCATGGATGATGTGAATGGTGGATGCAAACATAAAATGGGGTATTTGCCATTCGGATTTGGAGGGAGAATGTGTGTGGGTAGAAACTTGACATTTATGGAGTACAAGATAGTATTAACAATACTTCTCTCTAATTTTACTTTTAAGGTTTCTCCAAGTTACCAACATTCACCGGCCATCATGCTCTCCCTTAGGCCTACTCATGGACTTCCACTCATTGTTGAACCCCTTAATTAG